In the genome of Magnolia sinica isolate HGM2019 chromosome 2, MsV1, whole genome shotgun sequence, one region contains:
- the LOC131238005 gene encoding uncharacterized protein LOC131238005, which translates to NPPKKPDSVVSLFRNCGFSDTHIKSLVSLLPTLLSAHVEKTLLPKIRILQEIGLTGPVLAKVLVVNPTLLTVSAENKLLPSLNFLRTLIWNDGDVATVLKRSRWLFNAGDVQKQMQPNISTLQKYGVADERIKKLVVQSPRYLLRKPIWLEHNSDRVELEFGIPRGSGMFAYGVDVLCSLSKTTLEKKFQIFASFGWLESDTKTAFRNLPYCLALSEGKIRRGLNFWMKVLKYEPSFIARCPRLLMFNLETRIVPRHLVFEALKSKNLIKNPKNPSLHKIVCLREHRFLEDYVLWYISTPKDKEEWKSGSAKGMC; encoded by the exons AATCCCCCCAAAAAACCCGACTCTGTTGTCAGCTTATTCCGAAACTGCGGTTTCAGCGATACCCACATCAAGAGTCTCGTTTCTTTACTGCCCACGTTGCTTTCCGCCCATGTCGAGAAAACCCTTCTGCCGAAAATCAGAATTTTGCAAGAAATAGGTCTAACAGGGCCTGTCCTGGCGAAAGTTTTAGTTGTGAATCCGACACTTCTGACCGTAAGCGCTGAAAACAAGCTTTTGCCTTCACTTAATTTCCTTCGAACTCTCATCTGGAATGACGGAGACGTCGCAACAGTCCTCAAGAGATCCAGATGGCTCTTTAACGCGGGCGATGTCCAGAAACAAATGCAGCCCAACATCTCGACTCTACAGAAATACGGTGTGGCtgacgaaagaatcaagaagctCGTCGTACAAAGCCCTAGATACCTCTTGCGGAAGCCCATTTGGCTTGAGCACAACTCAGACCGAGTTGAACTCGAATTCGGGATCCCCCGTGGTTCAGGGATGTTTGCTTATGGAGTTGATGTGCTGTGCTCTCTCAGTAAGACAACATTGGAGAAGAAGTTCCAGATCTTTGCAAGCTTTGGATGGTTAGAATCCGATACAAAGACTGCCTTCCGGAACCTTCCTTACTGTTTGGCATTGTCGGAGGGGAAGATCCGGCGTGGGTTGAATTTCTGGATGAAGGTGCTGAAGTACGAGCCTTCTTTCATTGCTCGCTGTCCGAGGCTTCTGATGTTCAATTTGGAGACCCGGATTGTTCCGCGGCATTTAGTTTTTGAGGCACTGAAGTCGAAGAACTTGATCAAGAATCCGAAAAATCCGAGTCTACATAAAATCGTTTGCTTGCGGGAGCATCGGTTTTTGGAGGATTATGTGCTTTGGTACATTTCTA CTCCAAAGGATAAAGAAGAATGGAAATCAGGAAGTGCTAAGGGCATGTGCTGA
- the LOC131238006 gene encoding transcription termination factor MTERF5, chloroplastic-like: MPVLQHTLLFFKNPRKTLISSSHFIALLSFSTSKTQDPPHKTQDPPHKTPFIVDYLTTSFGFSSEKAISLSTNLTHIKSPRKPDSVVSFFRNCGLSDANIRDLISWRPRFLSSNVERTLLPKVRILQGLGLAGSGLAEVVVSNPRLLVVSAEPVINFVKTLLHSEEDVIKFLKRSKWEFSAATVENKIRPNISILQSCGASSSKIATLLVRNPNFFAQNPRWVKDLTNRIEEMGLPCQNGMFFYAVFTVGSMSKTVLEAKFNLFKSFGWSDVDILSAFAKAPEYVKYSERKSQEAMNYFVKELACEPSYIVRYPKLLSYSLENRIIPRCNVLRILKSKELLNKNPNLYPIVSLSEEKFLKQYVRPYMKIAPDICQAHLGRI; encoded by the coding sequence ATGCCTGTTCTCCAGCACACTCTCCTCTTCTTCAAAAACCCCAGGAAAACCCTAATCTCATCCTCCCACTTCATAGCTCTCCTGTCATTCTCAACCTCCAAAACCCAAGACCCACCTCACAAAACCCAAGACCCACCTCACAAAACCCCTTTCATTGTCGATTACCTCACAACCTCATTTGGGTTCTCATCAGAGAAAGCAATCTCTCTATCTACGAATCTCACCCACATAAAATCCCCCAGAAAACCAGACTCTGTTGTCTCTTTCTTCAGAAACTGCGGTTTGAGCGATGCTAACATCAGAGACCTCATTTCTTGGAGACCCAGGTTCCTTTCTTCCAATGTGGAGAGAACCCTTCTCCCGAAAGTTAGGATTTTGCAAGGGCTCGGCCTCGCCGGCTCTGGCCTGGCAGAGGTTGTAGTCTCGAACCCAAGGCTTCTGGTCGTAAGCGCTGAGCCTGTGATCAATTTCGTCAAAACTCTGCTCCATTCTGAAGAAGACGTTATCAAATTCCTCAAACGATCCAAATGGGAGTTTTCTGCGGCGACTGTTGAGAATAAGATACGGCCCAACATCTCAATCTTGCAGAGCTGCGGTGCTTCCAGTAGCAAGATTGCGACGCTCCTGGTGAGAAACCCGAACTTCTTCGCGCAGAATCCACGTTGGGTTAAGGATCTTACCAACCGTATCGAGGAAATGGGGCTTCCCTGCCAGAATGGGATGTTTTTTTATGCTGTGTTTACAGTTGGTTCGATGAGTAAGACTGTATTGGAGGCCAAATTCAACTTGTTCAAGAGCTTCGGGTGGTCGGATGTCGATATCCTTTCTGCTTTTGCAAAAGCTCCTGAATATGTGAAGTATTCCGAGCGGAAGAGTCAGGAAGCAATGAATTACTTTGTGAAGGAGCTTGCATGCGAGCCATCATACATTGTTCGCTACCCCAAGCTTCTCTCATACAGCTTGGAGAATAGGATAATCCCTCGATGTAATGTGCTGCGGATCCTGAAATCAAAGGAGTTGCTGAATAAGAACCCCAATTTGTATCCGATCGTTTCCTTGTCAGAGGAGAAGTTCTTGAAGCAGTACGTGCGCCCGTATATGAAGATAGCTCCTGATATCTGTCAAGCTCACTTGGGGCGTATATGA